From Stigmatopora argus isolate UIUO_Sarg chromosome 14, RoL_Sarg_1.0, whole genome shotgun sequence, the proteins below share one genomic window:
- the llgl1 gene encoding lethal(2) giant larvae protein homolog 1 → MMKFRFRRQGTDPQREKIKQELFAFNKTVEHGFPHQPSALAYDPELQLMAIGTKAGALKVYGAPGVEFTGLHDETTAVIQIYFVPGHGRLLSLLDDNTIHLWELTATAPRQVGGVKREGVVMLQEVGTYSLPGRPGIESCSTTRVTVLLLLRSSDLLCVGTEGGGVYFLDFPSLSLKDSQTLPQERVTQSLPEDYRCGKSLGPVESLQEHPRQAGKILIGYSRGLVVLWDVSKREIDQLFLGKQQLESLVWECSGNVFASSHSDGGYSVWAVANGNGNSQQPVSATIPYGPFPCKAINKILWRTTATGSPVLLYSGGMPRASYGDRHCLTIQQDKDHVTLDFTSRVIDFFTVHNVHPEKEFDDPSALVVLLEEELVVIDLQTPGWPTMPTPYLAPLHSSAITCSCHITSVPPKLWERLVSAGKAQQGSEHTPRSWPICGGKNLAPPPKQQELLLTGHEDGTVRFWDASGIALTPLYKLSTANVFHTDCDPCDEPQDASDDPDMLQEEEWPPFRKVGCFDPYSDDPRLGIQKISLCKYSNKLLVAGTAGQVIVLSLSDESSDHTVDVSVVDLLQDREGFTWKGHDRLEPRLKPAPFPPGFQPQVLVQCMPPASVTSIALHAEWNLIAFGTSHGFGLFDYHRRNAVLARCTLHPNDSLAMEGPLSRVKSLKKSLRQSFRRIRKSRVSGKKRPITPASKVQEANAALAEHEEMAPIQRRIEPRSADDSLSGVVRCLCFADTFLRDGTHHGPTLWAGTNSGSVYAYALEVPGVSSGRGSDRGVSGESAACVEAVLGKEIQLMHRAPVVSISVLDGRSKPLPEPYEASQDLSIAPDMSNPHSVLIVSEEQLKVFSLPKVSAKTKFKLTAHEGCRVRKVALVVFSSTAQEDYSEHTMVCLTNMGDMHLFNIPGLRPQVRYDCIRKEDISGIASCVFTRNGQGFYLISPSEYERFSLSAKVFTEPLCSVPLERLSQSTLTSGGTTALLQVNGTHKNQTGQAEGRAEEPLSSLSSPLSDTPLDSPLSCADVTLESTGELTVEDVRDFLTTVEEEENNLKNIQEEEGRHAGILIN, encoded by the exons TTATGGTGCACCTGGTGTGGAGTTTACAGGACTACACGATGAAACCACTGCAGTCATACAAATCTACTTTGTGCCAGGACAT GGCCGCCTATTATCACTTCTGGATGACAACACCATTCATTTGTGGGAGCTGACTGCCACAGCCCCTAGGCAGGTGGGAGGGGTTAAGAGAGAGGGTGTCGTCATGCTACAGGAAGTAGGCACCTATAGTCTTCCAGGAAGACCAGGCATTGAGAGCTGCAG TACCACACGAGTGACTGTCCTCCTACTCCTGAGGTCAAGTGACCTGCTCTGTGTTGGAACAGAAGGAGGGGGCGTGTACTTCCTGGATTTTCCTAGTCTGTCTCTTAAAGACAGCCAAACATTGCCCCAGGAACGGGTGACACAGAG CCTTCCAGAAGACTACAGATGTGGCAAATCATTAGGGCCAGTGGAGTCTCTTCAGGAGCATCCACGACAAGCGGGAAAGATTCTAATTGGCTACAGCCGAGGCCTGGTGGTTCTGTGGGATGTGAGCAAGCGTGAAATAGATCAGCTCTTCCTTGGCAAGCAG CAGCTGGAGAGCCTGGTGTGGGAATGCTCGGGAAACGTATTTGCTAGTTCCCATAGCGATGGCGGTTACTCCGTGTGGGCTGTTGCCAACGGCAATGGCAACAGTCAGCAGCCGGTGTCCGCGACCATCCCATATG GTCCTTTTCCCTGCAAAGCTATTAACAAAATCCTCTGGAGGACAACAGCGACAGG TTCGCCAGTGTTGTTGTACAGTGGAGGAATGCCTCGAGCCAGTTATGGGGACCGTCACTGTCTCACCATTCAGCAGGACAAAGACCACGTCACCCTGGATTTTACTTCCCGGGTCATTGACTTCTTTACAGTCCACAATGTTCATCCAGAGAAAG AATTTGACGACCCGTCAGCACTGGTGGTCTTATTAGAGGAGGAGTTGGTTGTGATTGATCTCCAGACTCCCGGTTGGCCCACAATGCCAACTCCCTACTTGGCTCCTCTCCATTCCTCAGCCATCACATGCTCCTGCCACATCACCAGCGTCCCTCCCAAACTGTGGGAAAGGTTGGTCAGTGCTGGCAAAGCGCAACAGGGAAGTGAACACACACCCAGG agCTGGCCCATATGTGGTGGGAAAAACCTGGCTCCTCCACCGAAACAACAAGAACTTCTGTTGACAGG ACACGAAGACGGGACCGTGCGTTTCTGGGACGCATCCGGTATCGCGCTTACACCACTTTACAAACTGAGCACAGCCAACGTCTTCCACACGGACTGCGATCCCTGCGATGAGCCTCAGGATGCTAGTGATGATCCTGACATGCTGCAGGAGGAAGAATGGCCTCCCTTCAGGAAG gTGGGCTGTTTTGACCCATACAGTGATGATCCCCGTCTGGGCATTCAGAAGATCAGCCTATGCAAGTATAGCAACAAGTTGTTGGTGGCAGGCACAGCTGGGCAG GTGATCGTGCTTAGCTTGAGTGACGAGAGCTCAGACCACACGGTGGACGTCTCTGTGGTAGATCTGCTCCAGGACAGGGAGGGCTTCACATGGAAGGGCCACGACCGACTGGAACCGCGCCTCAAACCCGCCCCCTTCCCTCCCGGCTTTCAGCCCCAGGTGCTGGTGCAATGCATGCCACCGGCTTCTGTCACATCTATCGCGCTGCATGCAGAGTGGAATCTTATCGCCTTTGGGACCAGTCATGGTTTTGGCCTCTTTGACTACCATAGAAGAAATGCGGTCTTGGCGAG GTGTACCTTACACCCCAATGACTCCCTGGCGATGGAGGGTCCCCTCTCAAGAGTAAAGTCTTTGAAAAAGTCTTTACGGCAGAGTTTCAGGCGAATCCGCAAGAGTCGAGTCTCTGGAAAGAAACGCCCCATCACACCCGCCAGCAAG GTCCAAGAGGCAAACGCTGCCCTTGCTGAGCATGAGGAAATGGCTCCGATCCAACGAAGGATTGAACCTCGATCAGCAGACGATTCGTTGTCTGGAGTTGTTCGTTGTCTGTGCTTTGCTGACACCTTTCTACGTGATG GTACACACCACGGTCCCACGCTCTGGGCGGGCACCAACTCGGGCAGCGTGTATGCTTACGCTCTCGAGGTACCCGGCGTGAGCTCCGGGCGTGGGTCCGACCGTGGCGTCTCAGGTGAAAGTGCCGCTTGTGTGGAGGCAGTGTTGGGGAAAGAGATCCAGTTGATGCACAGAGCGCCCGTGGTGTCCATCAGCGTGCTTGACGGACGTAGTAAACCTCTACCAGAGCCCTATGAAGCCTCACAGGACCTCTCCATTGCTCCTGATATGTCCAATCCTCATTCTGTGCTCATTGTTTCTGAAGAACAACTTAAG GTGTTCTCACTTCCTAAAGTGAGCGCAAAGACGAAGTTCAAGTTAACCGCTCACGAGGGCTGCCGGGTGAGGAAGGTTGCCCTGGTGGTCTTCAGCTCAACGGCTCAAGAAGACTACAGTGAGCACACAATGGTGTGTCTCACCAACATGGGCGACATGCACCTTTTTAACATACCTGGCCTTAGACCGCAG GTGCGCTATGACTGCATCCGTAAAGAGGACATCAGTGGCATTGCATCATGTGTCTTCACCAGAAATGGACAGG GTTTCTACCTGATCTCTCCCTCAGAATATGAGCGGTTCTCCTTGTCTGCGAAGGTCTTCACTGAACCACTTTGCTCTGTTCCACTGGAGCGACTCTCACAGTCCACTCTGACCAG CGGCGGCACGACGGCGCTGCTACAAGTCAATGGGACACACAAAAACCAGACGGGGCAAGCTGAAG GTCGAGCAGAGGAGCCCCTCAGCTCCCTGTCCTCCCCCCTCTCCGACACGCCCCTGGACTCCCCTCTCAGCTGTGCGGACGTCACTCTGGAATCCACAGGGGAACTCACCGTGGAGGATGTCAGAGACTTCCTCAC AACcgtggaggaggaagaaaacaACTTGAAGAACATTCAAGAGGAGGAAGGACGCCATGCTGGCATCCTCATCAATTAA